The nucleotide sequence ATTCTCGCGCTCCGCCAGCGCTTTCCGGGGGCTCAATTGGACTATTTGGGTGGCGACACCACGGCCGCACTCCTGGCGCACTTGCCGGTGGATAGGCTGCACCTCGTATCCCGGCGCTTCATCGCCCGGCCGTGGCAGTTCGTTGCCTTGTTCGCGCGCCTGCGCCGGGTGCGCTACGACGTGGCGGTCGAGGCCGGAATGGGCTCCTTCTCCGGCGGGCTCTATACGTATCTGACCGGCGCACGCTATCGCGTCGGGTGCGGTGGCAGGGCGGATCGCTTCCTCAACGTGCGCCTGCCGAAGGTGCATGCCGCGCATGTGTACGACAGCCCGCTGGTGTTCGCGCGTCTGCTTGGGGTGAGTTGCCCTGACCATCCCGTGTACATCGTCGGCGACGACGAGCGGACCGCCGCCCTGGCTCTGCTCGAACGGTTGGAACTCGCGGCGGGATCGGCGGCGCTGCCGTTCATCGCGGTGTTCGTCGGCGGGCACCAGGACAAGCGGTGGTTGGCGGCGCGGTGGATCGAGCTGGCCCGATCGTTGGCGACGTCGGGCGGACGCGTGATTGTGTTTCTCGGTCCGGAGGAGGCGCAGCTCGAGCGCCAGTACCGGCGCGAGCTGCCGCCGACCGTGCGGGTGCTGCCGCCGCAGCGGCTCCGACTCTTCGCCGCGTTGTGGGGCGCGGCACGGTTGATCGTCACTCCGGACTCCGGGCCGATGCACTTGGCGGCGGCGCTGGGTGTGCCCGCGATCGCTCTGCTGCAGAGCGACGCCTCGCTCATCTATGCGCCGCGCGCGCCGCAGGATCGGGTCTTGATGCGGCCGACGGTTGCCGGGGCGGTTGCGGCTGTGGTGACCCATCCCGCTTGGGCAGACACCATCTCAGTGGTGCCCTGACGGGCGTTTCGGGAACGCCAGGCAAGGACCGCCAATCAGCTACTTGCGACCGATGATTGACAGCGATGCGCCAACGGCGGAGACTATCGCCTCCTAGCCGACACGTCCTCGGCCCGCACTCGGGGGTACAACGACCCCCCACTTGAAAGCGTACGAGCCCCATCGAGAGCACTGAGCTCTCCACAACTTCGCGGGCCATGCCCGCCCAACCGAGAGGGCTCCAATGAATGATATCGCGCATCTTTCCTTCCGGGGTGGCGGCTTGATTCTCCCGACCAATACACCTTACGAACGCGAGTTGTTGGTCGAATGTGTCGAAGCGACCACCAAACGCTACGGCAATCTCCTGCTCGAAGTAAAGGGGC is from Candidatus Binatia bacterium and encodes:
- a CDS encoding glycosyltransferase family 9 protein — its product is MITAGIDDGIGAVVDLAKRDHSSLCAVGIAVQPLSGDGVPFVLLFPSSLPTVSPPWYASVRLMSLAHHPLAQRLGKALGHWGKRVLGRGLDAVLPTPPNVPIDAVRDVRRVLIVRSNFRIGNTLIATPLILALRQRFPGAQLDYLGGDTTAALLAHLPVDRLHLVSRRFIARPWQFVALFARLRRVRYDVAVEAGMGSFSGGLYTYLTGARYRVGCGGRADRFLNVRLPKVHAAHVYDSPLVFARLLGVSCPDHPVYIVGDDERTAALALLERLELAAGSAALPFIAVFVGGHQDKRWLAARWIELARSLATSGGRVIVFLGPEEAQLERQYRRELPPTVRVLPPQRLRLFAALWGAARLIVTPDSGPMHLAAALGVPAIALLQSDASLIYAPRAPQDRVLMRPTVAGAVAAVVTHPAWADTISVVP